CCCGCGCCCGAATTCTCCGGCTGCCTCCACGACGCGGTCAGAACGGGATTCGGAGGCCACGGCGGCGATGACTTCCAGCCCGGACCCGAACCGATCGACCTCTTCCCCGCGTGGCTCGCGGGAGGAATCGTCGTCGGCCTGAGCTGCGTCTTCTGGATCGGGCTGCTGACCATCGTCGGCTGGATCGTCTGATCCATCGCGCCGCCATCGCCCGGCTCATCGCACATCCCGTATCATGAACACGGCCCGGTTTCCGCCGCGCCTCGATTCATCTACGGAGAGCGCCGTGACCCTGCTTCAAACGAGAATGGCGGCGAACATGCTTCGCGCGGCGCTGCTCATCGGGATGTGCGGCGCGGCGATCACGTCGTGCACGCAGCCGCCTTCGCGGCGCACCGTGGTGGTGTACACGAGCGCCGACCAGGAGTACGCGGAGGTCATTTTCGCCGCGTTCCAGAAAAAGCATCCCGAGGTCCTCGTGCTGCCGCGCTACGACTCCGAGGCCACCAAGACCACCGGCCTCGTCGAGCGCCTCCGCGCCGAGCGCGACAACCCGCAGGCCGATGTGTTCTGGTCGAGCGAGGTGTTCCTGACGCAGAAGCTCGCCGACGAGGGGCTGCTCCAGGCGTGGGAGAGCGATGCCACGCGCGACTGGCCGGCGATCTTCCGCGATCCACAGGGGCGCTGGTACGGCCTGGCCGCCCGCGCGCGCGTCGTCGCCTACGACCCGGAGCGCGTCAAAGACCCGCCGCGCTACTGGCGCGACTTGGCCGACCCGCGCTTCAAAGGCCGCGTGGTCATGGCCGATCCGAACTACGGTACGACGCGCGGCCACGTCGCTGCGTGGTTCGTGCTCTGGGGCACGGACAAGGCCACCGAGTTCCTCGAAGCCCTCAAGGCCAACGACATCCGCATCGTCAGCGGCAATTCGCAGGCCGCCCGCGAAGT
This genomic interval from Phycisphaerales bacterium contains the following:
- a CDS encoding extracellular solute-binding protein, producing MTLLQTRMAANMLRAALLIGMCGAAITSCTQPPSRRTVVVYTSADQEYAEVIFAAFQKKHPEVLVLPRYDSEATKTTGLVERLRAERDNPQADVFWSSEVFLTQKLADEGLLQAWESDATRDWPAIFRDPQGRWYGLAARARVVAYDPERVKDPPRYWRDLADPRFKGRVVMADPNYGTTRGHVAAWFVLWGTDKATEFLEALKANDIRIVSGNSQAAREVAQGLADLALTDTDDVWALQRNSHRISLVYPRHGDRLGHGTLFIPNTVSLVAGRPDNPDAQLFAEYLLSSECQKLLNESDSHNIPILPREQLDEFPTDARYVVPDPLMVNPADAAAVMDAAMQAVDAILLSRDR